A part of Saccopteryx bilineata isolate mSacBil1 chromosome 10, mSacBil1_pri_phased_curated, whole genome shotgun sequence genomic DNA contains:
- the NCK1 gene encoding SH2/SH3 adapter protein NCK1 isoform X1: MAEEVVVVAKFDYVAQQEQELDIKKNERLWLLDDSKSWWRVRNSMNKTGFVPSNYVERKNSARKASIVKNLKDTLGIGKVKRKPSVPDSASPADDSFVDPGERLYDLNMPAYVKFNYMAEREDELSLIKGTKVIVMEKCSDGWWRGSYNGKVGWFPSNYVTEEGDSPLGDHVGSLSEKLAAVVNNLNTGQVLHVVQALYPFSSSNDEELNFEKGDIMDVIEKPENDPEWWKCRKINGTIGLVPKNYVTIMQNNPLTSGLEPSPPQCDYIRPSLTGKFAGNPWYYGKVTRHQAEMALNERGHEGDFLIRDSESSPNDFSVSLKAQGKNKHFKVQLKETVYCIGQRKFSTMEELVEHYKKAPIFTSEQGEKLYLIKHLS; this comes from the exons ATGGCAGAAGAAGTGGTGGTGGTAGCCAAATTTGATTATGTGGCCCAACAAGAACAAGAGCTGGACATCAAGAAGAATGAGAGATTATGGCTTCTGGATGATTCTAAGTCTTGGTGGCGTGTTCGAAATTCCATGAATAAAACAGGTTTTGTGCCCTCTAACTATGTGGAAAGGAAAAACAGTGCTCGGAAAGCATCTATTGTAAAAAACCTAAAGGATACCTTAG GCATtggaaaagtgaaaagaaaacccaGTGTGCCAGATTCTGCATCTCCTGCTGATGATAGCTTTGTTGACCCAGGGGAGCGTCTCTATGACCTCAACATGCCCGCATACGTGAAATTTAACTacatggcagagagagaagatgaattATCACTGATAAAAGGGACGAAGGTGATCGTCATGGAGAAATGCAGTGATGGGTGGTGGCGGGGTAGCTACAATGGAAAAGTTGGATGGTTTCCTTCAAACTATGTAACTGAGGAAGGTGACAGTCCTTTGGGTGACCATGTGGGTTCTCTGTCAGAGAAATTAGCAGCAGTTGTTAACAACCTAAATACTGGGCAAGTGTTGCATGTGGTACAGGCTCTTTACCCATTCAGCTCGTCCAATGATGAagaacttaattttgagaaaggAGATATAATGGATGTTATCGAAAAACCTGAAAATGACCCCGAATGGTGGAAATGCAGGAAGATCAATGGAACAATTGGTCTGGTGCCTAAAAACTATGTTACTATTATGCAGAATAATCCATTAACCTCAGGTTTGGAACCATCACCTCCACAGTGTGATTATATTAGGCCTTCACTCACTGGAAAGTTTGCTGGCAATCCTTGGTATTATGGGAAAGTCACCAGGCATCAAGCAGAAATGGCATTAAATGAAAGAGGGCATGAAGGTGATTTCCTCATTCGTGATAGTGAGTCTTCG ccAAATGATTTTTCAGTATCACTAAAAGCACAAGGGAAAAACAAGCATTTTAAAGTCCAACTAAAAGAGACTGTCTACTGTATTGGGCAGCGTAAATTCAGCACCATGGAAGAACTTGTAGAACATTACAAAAAGGCACCAATTTTTACAAGTGAACAAGGAGAAAAATTATATCTTATCAAGCATTTATCATGA
- the NCK1 gene encoding SH2/SH3 adapter protein NCK1 isoform X2: MDWLNVFKDFFSIGKVKRKPSVPDSASPADDSFVDPGERLYDLNMPAYVKFNYMAEREDELSLIKGTKVIVMEKCSDGWWRGSYNGKVGWFPSNYVTEEGDSPLGDHVGSLSEKLAAVVNNLNTGQVLHVVQALYPFSSSNDEELNFEKGDIMDVIEKPENDPEWWKCRKINGTIGLVPKNYVTIMQNNPLTSGLEPSPPQCDYIRPSLTGKFAGNPWYYGKVTRHQAEMALNERGHEGDFLIRDSESSPNDFSVSLKAQGKNKHFKVQLKETVYCIGQRKFSTMEELVEHYKKAPIFTSEQGEKLYLIKHLS; encoded by the exons ATGGATTGGTTAAAcgtctttaaagattttttca GCATtggaaaagtgaaaagaaaacccaGTGTGCCAGATTCTGCATCTCCTGCTGATGATAGCTTTGTTGACCCAGGGGAGCGTCTCTATGACCTCAACATGCCCGCATACGTGAAATTTAACTacatggcagagagagaagatgaattATCACTGATAAAAGGGACGAAGGTGATCGTCATGGAGAAATGCAGTGATGGGTGGTGGCGGGGTAGCTACAATGGAAAAGTTGGATGGTTTCCTTCAAACTATGTAACTGAGGAAGGTGACAGTCCTTTGGGTGACCATGTGGGTTCTCTGTCAGAGAAATTAGCAGCAGTTGTTAACAACCTAAATACTGGGCAAGTGTTGCATGTGGTACAGGCTCTTTACCCATTCAGCTCGTCCAATGATGAagaacttaattttgagaaaggAGATATAATGGATGTTATCGAAAAACCTGAAAATGACCCCGAATGGTGGAAATGCAGGAAGATCAATGGAACAATTGGTCTGGTGCCTAAAAACTATGTTACTATTATGCAGAATAATCCATTAACCTCAGGTTTGGAACCATCACCTCCACAGTGTGATTATATTAGGCCTTCACTCACTGGAAAGTTTGCTGGCAATCCTTGGTATTATGGGAAAGTCACCAGGCATCAAGCAGAAATGGCATTAAATGAAAGAGGGCATGAAGGTGATTTCCTCATTCGTGATAGTGAGTCTTCG ccAAATGATTTTTCAGTATCACTAAAAGCACAAGGGAAAAACAAGCATTTTAAAGTCCAACTAAAAGAGACTGTCTACTGTATTGGGCAGCGTAAATTCAGCACCATGGAAGAACTTGTAGAACATTACAAAAAGGCACCAATTTTTACAAGTGAACAAGGAGAAAAATTATATCTTATCAAGCATTTATCATGA